Proteins found in one Lawsonibacter asaccharolyticus genomic segment:
- a CDS encoding 30S ribosomal protein S1, with amino-acid sequence MDKIFDTDRIALEKLMADEAICWGTVERLARTEEGMGYMILMLVKNLDMGIKAGGERCVIYAPEADCDNPNLRLMNLMGRRIPFVICGIDEDKGWLTCSRKRAQELLKTSMLQGLQSGRIYEGEIVGFSRYGGYVEVGGVTGHIRNSDFTTDHSDIREYMKMGDRLEVRCKEISASDGYIFWEAVNKQHRTEPLAFDFEPDTIVLGNVVRIANFGQSTGVFVNLQLGIDALCPMPRDLEIEENSRVSIKIESVTPGKRPTDPPRIRGRIIRVS; translated from the coding sequence ATGGATAAGATTTTTGATACTGACCGCATTGCCTTAGAGAAGCTGATGGCAGATGAGGCGATCTGCTGGGGCACTGTAGAGCGGCTGGCCCGGACCGAGGAAGGGATGGGCTACATGATCCTGATGCTGGTCAAGAACCTGGATATGGGCATCAAGGCTGGCGGCGAGAGATGCGTGATCTATGCCCCTGAGGCCGACTGCGACAACCCCAACCTGCGGCTGATGAACCTGATGGGCCGGCGGATCCCCTTCGTGATCTGCGGTATCGACGAGGACAAGGGCTGGCTGACCTGCTCCAGGAAGCGGGCGCAGGAGCTGCTGAAGACCAGCATGCTTCAGGGTCTGCAGTCTGGCCGCATCTACGAGGGCGAGATTGTTGGTTTCAGTCGTTATGGCGGCTATGTGGAGGTGGGCGGTGTGACCGGCCATATCCGCAACAGTGATTTCACCACTGACCACAGCGACATCCGCGAGTACATGAAGATGGGCGACCGCCTGGAGGTCCGTTGCAAGGAGATTTCCGCCTCTGACGGCTATATCTTCTGGGAGGCCGTGAACAAGCAGCACCGCACCGAGCCTTTGGCCTTCGATTTTGAGCCTGACACGATCGTGCTGGGCAATGTCGTCCGGATCGCCAATTTTGGCCAGAGCACTGGTGTATTCGTTAACTTGCAGCTGGGTATCGATGCCCTGTGCCCTATGCCCCGCGACCTGGAGATCGAAGAGAACTCCCGCGTCTCCATCAAGATCGAGAGTGTCACCCCCGGCAAGCGGCCCACTGATCCTCCCCGCATCCGCGGCCGGATCATCCGCGTGTCCTAA
- a CDS encoding IS605 OrfB family transposase produces the protein MKVTSSYAVHVQDHRQSLKATVSLYRAAVAFMIDVVDKEWDTLPPICAAGGKLGQHALEHMIHKTKGFPKPKYNFDEKFYKFPSYFRRAAITMALGAVSSYRKNLANWEAGGKQGRPPKLAYDRNVMPVFFRGNMSECESMLQGETTVVQLKLSVKNDWVWVDIHCRPRDVKYLVKWWSGAKASAPTLEVKKRKGRRDCSFRLRFAYEEYRDLSLRDEPLDRRLALAVDLGINNDAVCSVMAADGAILGRRFINFPREKDRMNHLLNKQRGEQRDHGRYGGRRTWDQINNLNDQLSANIARAIVDMAVEHGVNVIVFEALDFHGRIRGRKAQRLHLWRKRAIQDMVEHKAHRNLIRISRVCAWGTSRLAFDGSGEILRGRVNLTNDELAALIAMETKDRKKAKGRPETHCGQERCTFLNGKEYNCDLSASYNIGARYFLREWCKVTPGLEETLPKTTQRTYANLKALKPQHSYRKAAA, from the coding sequence GTGAAGGTAACATCCAGCTATGCCGTACATGTCCAGGATCACCGGCAGTCGCTCAAGGCGACTGTCAGCCTTTACCGTGCCGCAGTAGCTTTTATGATCGATGTTGTTGACAAGGAGTGGGACACTCTGCCTCCTATCTGTGCAGCTGGCGGAAAACTTGGGCAGCACGCCCTGGAGCACATGATCCATAAGACGAAGGGCTTCCCTAAGCCCAAGTATAATTTCGATGAGAAGTTTTATAAGTTCCCTAGCTACTTTCGCCGGGCGGCCATTACAATGGCTCTCGGAGCTGTGTCCTCCTATCGCAAGAATCTTGCCAATTGGGAAGCTGGCGGAAAGCAGGGCCGCCCGCCCAAACTCGCCTACGACCGGAATGTTATGCCCGTGTTCTTCCGCGGCAACATGAGCGAGTGCGAGTCCATGCTCCAGGGTGAGACGACCGTCGTGCAGCTCAAGCTGTCCGTTAAAAACGACTGGGTGTGGGTGGATATCCACTGCAGGCCCCGGGATGTCAAGTATCTGGTCAAGTGGTGGAGCGGCGCCAAGGCCTCTGCGCCTACCCTGGAGGTGAAGAAGCGCAAGGGCCGCCGCGACTGCAGTTTCCGGCTGCGCTTTGCCTATGAGGAGTACCGCGATCTATCCCTGCGCGACGAGCCGCTGGACAGGCGGCTTGCCCTTGCTGTGGATCTGGGCATCAACAATGACGCTGTTTGTTCTGTTATGGCTGCTGATGGCGCTATCCTGGGGCGGAGGTTTATAAACTTCCCCAGAGAGAAAGACCGGATGAACCATCTGCTGAACAAGCAGCGCGGCGAACAGCGGGACCATGGCCGCTATGGCGGTCGCCGCACCTGGGACCAGATCAATAACCTCAATGACCAGCTGTCGGCCAACATTGCCCGGGCTATCGTGGATATGGCCGTGGAGCACGGCGTCAATGTCATCGTGTTCGAGGCCCTCGATTTCCACGGAAGGATCCGCGGCCGCAAGGCACAGCGCCTCCATTTGTGGCGCAAGCGGGCCATCCAGGACATGGTGGAGCATAAGGCCCACCGCAACCTGATTCGGATCTCCCGGGTCTGTGCCTGGGGCACCAGCAGGCTGGCCTTCGATGGCAGCGGGGAGATCCTCCGCGGCCGTGTCAATCTCACGAATGACGAGCTGGCTGCGCTGATTGCCATGGAGACGAAGGACCGTAAGAAGGCCAAGGGCCGCCCTGAGACCCATTGTGGGCAGGAGCGCTGCACCTTCCTTAATGGGAAGGAGTACAACTGTGACTTGAGCGCCAGCTATAATATTGGCGCCCGGTACTTCCTGCGTGAGTGGTGCAAGGTCACCCCTGGACTGGAGGAAACTCTACCCAAGACGACCCAGCGCACCTATGCTAACTTAAAAGCCCTCAAGCCGCAGCATTCCTACAGGAAAGCCGCCGCGTGA